The following coding sequences are from one Mustela lutreola isolate mMusLut2 chromosome 5, mMusLut2.pri, whole genome shotgun sequence window:
- the APBB3 gene encoding amyloid-beta A4 precursor protein-binding family B member 3 → MLGKDYMLAIILVNCDDDLWGDQSLEGEPGLPPGWRKIRDAAGTYYWHVPSGSTQWQRPTWETGDGEDPGTRTEGIWGLRPPKGRSFSSLESSLDRRNSLSWYGEESYIQSMEPGAKCFAVHSLGWVEVPEEDLVPGKSSIAVNNCIQQLAQTRSCSRSQPPDGAWGEGQNMLMILKKDAMSLVNPLDHSLIHCQPLVHIRVWGVGSSKGRDRDFAFVAGDKDSCMLKCHVFRCDVPAKAIASALHGLCAQILSERVGVNGDSPCSSLDPISPEDLPRQVELLDAVSQAAQKYEALYMGTLPVNKAMGMDVLNEAIGTLTTRGDQDSWVPAMLSVSDSLMTAHRIQAEAGAEEEPLWQCPVRLVTFIGVGRDPHTFGLIADLGRQSFQCAAFWCQPHAGGLSEAVQAACMVQYQKCLVASAARGKAWGAQARARLRLKRTSSVDSPGGPLPLPLLKGGVGGAGAAPRKRGVFSFLDAFRLKPSLLHMP, encoded by the exons ATGCTGGGCAAGGATTACATGCTGGCCATCATTCTGGTCAACTGCGATG ATGACTTGTGGGGGGACCAGAGTCTTGAGGGGGAGCCAGGACTGCCCCCTGGCTGGAGGAAGATACGCGATGCTGCGGGTACTTACTATTGGCATGTACCCAGTGGCAGCACCCAGTGGCAGCGCCCAACCTGGGAAACAGGAGATGGAGAGGACCCAGGCACG AGGACAGAGGGGATTTGGGGACTTCGGCCCCCCAAGGGGAGATCCTTCTCCAGTCTGGAGAGCTCACTGGACCGCAG GAACTCTCTGTCCTGGTATGGTGAGGAATCCTACATCCAGAGCATGGAGCCAGGGGCTAAG TGCTTTGCAGTCCACTCCCTGGGTTGGGTAGAGGTACCCGAAGAGGATCTGGTACCAGGAAAGAGCAGTATTGCAGTCAATAACTGCATCCAGCAACTGGCCCAGACTCGCAGCTGTAGCCGCAGCCAGCCCCCAGATGGTGCCTGGGGCGAG GGCCAGAACATGCTGATGATCCTAAAGAAGGATGCCATGAGCCTGGTGAATCCTCTGGACCATAGTCTGATCCACTGCCAACCTCTGGTGCACATCCGTGTGTGGGGTGTGGGCAGCTCCAAGGGCCG TGACAG GGACTTCGCTTTTGTGGCGGGTGACAAAGACAGCTGTATGCTCAAGTGCCATGTGTTTCGCTGTGATGTCCCTGCCAAGGCCATTGCCAGTgccctgcatgggctctgtgCCCAG ATCTTGTCAGAGCGAGTGGGTGTCAATGGTGATTCCCCTTGCTCCTCCCTAGACCCCATCTCCCCTGAAGACCTACCACGGCAAG tggAGCTGCTGGATGCAGTGAGTCAGGCTGCTCAGAAGTATGAGGCACTGTACATGGGGACCTTGCCTGTCAACAAAGCCATGG GCATGGACGTGCTGAATGAGGCCATTGGTACCCTCACCACCCGGGGAGATCAGGATTCCTGGGTCCCTGCCATGCTCAGTGTGTCTGACTCTCTAATGACTGCACATCGCATTCAG GCAGAAGCTGGCGCAGAGGAGGAACCACTATGGCAGTGCCCCGTACGCCTCGTGACCTTCATTGGCGTTGGCCGTGACCCTCACACCTTTGGCCTCATTGCTGACCTGGGCCGTCAGAGCTTCCAGTGTGCAGCCTTCTGGTGCCAGCCCCACGCAGGGGGACTCTCTGAAGCTGTGCAGGCGGCTTGCATG GTTCAGTACCAGAAGTGTCTTGTGGCCTCTGCAGCTCGAGGCAAGGCCTGGGGTGCCCAGGCCCGTGCCCGCCTGCGGCTCAAGCGGACCAGCTCCGTGGATTCCCCAGGAGgtcccctgccactccccctgctcaaaggaggggttgggggtgcaGGGGCAGCCCCTCGAAAGCGGggtgtcttctcttttcttgatgCCTTTCGCCTGAAGCCCTCTCTGCTCCATATGCCCTAA
- the SLC35A4 gene encoding probable UDP-sugar transporter protein SLC35A4, whose translation MADDKDSLPKLKDLAFLKNQLERLQQRVEDEVSSGVSQDGSLMSSPFLKGFLAGYVVAKLRASAVLGFAVGTCTGIYAAQAYAVPNVEKTLRDYLRSLRKGPD comes from the exons ATGGCGGATGACAAG GATTCTCTGCCCAAGCTTAAGGACCTGGCATTTCTAAAGAACCAGCTGGAACGCCTGCAGCAGCGTGTAGAAGACGAAGTCAGCAGTGGTGTGAGCCAG GATGGCTCACTCATGTCCTCCCCATTCCTCAAGGGCTTCTTAGCCGGCTATGTCGTGGCCAAACTGAGGGCATCCGCAGTATTAGGCTTTGCTGTGGGTACCTGCACTGGCATCTACGCAGCTCAGGCATATGCCGTGCCCAATGTGGAGAAGACATTGAGGGACTATCTTCGATCATTGCGAAAGGGGCCTGACTAG
- the LOC131832141 gene encoding probable UDP-sugar transporter protein SLC35A4, translating to MCSNSCCPLASYPGQPGSGLGMSVEDGGTPGLGRPRQARWTLMLLLSTAMYGAHAPLLALCHVNGRVPFRPSSAVLLTELTKLLLCAFSLLVGWQAWPQGAPPWRQAAPFALSALLYGANNNLVIYLQRYMDPSTYQVLSNLKIGSTALFYCLCLRHRLSARQGLALLLLMAAGACYAAGGLQDPGNTLPGPPSAAAAGPMPLHVTPLGLLLLILYCLISGLSSVYTELLMKRQRLPLALQNLFLYTFGVLLNLGLHAGGGPGPGLLEGFSGWAALVVLSQALNGLLMSAVMKHGSSITRLFVVSCSLVVNAVLSAALLRLQLTAAFFLATLLIGLAVRLYYGSH from the coding sequence ATGTGTTCCAATTCCTGCTGCCCCCTTGCTAGCTACCCAGGCCAGCCAGGGTCTGGTTTGGGCATGAGTGTAGAGGACGGGGGTACACCAGGCCTGGGCCGTCCCAGGCAGGCCCGCTGGACCCTGATGCTACTCCTGTCCACTGCCATGTACGGTGCTCATGCCCCATTACTGGCACTGTGCCATGTAAACGGCAGAGTGCCCTTTCGGCCCTCCTCGGCTGTGCTGCTGACCGAGCTGACGAAGCTACTATTGTGCGCCTTCTCCCTCTTGGTGGGCTGGCAAGCATGGCCCCAAGGGGCCCCACCATGGCGCCAGGCTGCCCCCTTTGCACTATCAGCCCTACTCTATGGCGCTAACAACAACCTGGTGATCTATCTTCAACGTTACATGGACCCCAGCACCTACCAGGTGCTGAGCAATCTCAAGATCGGAAGCACGGCCCTGTTCTACTGCCTCTGTCTCCGGCACCGCCTCTCTGCCCGCCAGGGCTTAGCACTGCTGCTGCTGATGGCAGCGGGGGCCTGCTATGCAGCTGGTggcctccaggaccctgggaacacacTTCCTGGACCGCCTTCAGCAGCTGCTGCTGGCCCCATGCCCCTACATGTCACTCCACTGGGACTGCTGCTTCTCATCTTATACTGCCTCATCTCAGGCCTGTCATCCGTGTACACAGAACTGCTTATGAAGCGACAGCGGCTGCCCCTCGCCCTTCAGAACCTCTTCCTCTACACTTTCGGTGTGCTCCTGAACCTAGGTCTGCATGCAGGTGGTGGCCCCGGCCCGGGCCTCCTGGAGGGCTTCTCCGGATGGGCAGCGCTGGTGGTGCTGAGCCAGGCACTGAATGGACTGCTCATGTCAGCTGTCATGAAGCACGGCAGCAGCATCACACGCCTGTTCGTTGTGTCCTGCTCCCTGGTGGTCAATGCCGTGCTCTCAGCAGCCCTATTGCGGCTGCAGCTCACGGCTGCCTTCTTCCTGGCCACGCTGCTCATTGGTCTGGCTGTGCGCCTCTATTATGGCAGTCACTAG